A single genomic interval of Corvus cornix cornix isolate S_Up_H32 chromosome 1, ASM73873v5, whole genome shotgun sequence harbors:
- the KLRG1 gene encoding killer cell lectin-like receptor subfamily G member 1 isoform X2: MQVLPLEEFQVQDTAPHLWSAVLKGLVIGFGTLSISLAIALIWKMSDCHPHCPQQWVAYRGSCYSFSTAKKDWNSSQESCRAQGAHLLVISDTWEMDLFKHIQAACFWVGLRNSTGTGWIWEDGSMFSVKVLSNSRVQNCAVLMKDQFHASSCEVPTPWICEKLLR; this comes from the exons ATGCAAGTTTTGCCACTTGAGGAATTTCAGGTCCAGGATACAG cTCCCCATCTGTGGTCAGCAGTTCTGAAGGGCTTGGTCATAGGCTTTGGGACACTGAGCATCTCCCTGGCGATTGCTTTGATTTGGAAGATGA GTGACTGCCACCCACACTGCCCTCAACAGTGGGTGGCCTACAGAGGGAGCTGCTACTCCTTCTCCACTGCGAAGAAGGACTGGAATTCCAGCCAGGAATCCTGCAGGGCACAAGGAGCTCACCTCCTGGTGATCAGTGATACCTGGGAAATG GATCTGTTCAAGCATATTCAAGCAGCATGTTTCTGGGTTGGACTGAGGAACAGTACAGGCACTGGATGGATTTGGGAGGATGGCTCTATGTTCAGTGTCAA GGTCCTCTCTAACAGCCGTGTGCAAAACTGTGCTGTCCTGATGAAAGATCAGTTTCATGCTTCCAGCTGTGAAGTTCCTACTCCATGGATCTGTGAGAAATTGCTTAGATAA
- the KLRG1 gene encoding killer cell lectin-like receptor subfamily G member 1 isoform X1 has protein sequence MEGSRSEVSAADESEEVTYTSVKFSQTPPPRAKAAQGKRAPHLWSAVLKGLVIGFGTLSISLAIALIWKMSDCHPHCPQQWVAYRGSCYSFSTAKKDWNSSQESCRAQGAHLLVISDTWEMDLFKHIQAACFWVGLRNSTGTGWIWEDGSMFSVKVLSNSRVQNCAVLMKDQFHASSCEVPTPWICEKLLR, from the exons ATGGAGGGAAGCAGATCAGAAGTTTCTGCAGCTGATGAGAGCGAGGAAGTAACATATACTTCTGTCAAATTCTCTCAGACGCCTCCGCCAAGGGCCAaagctgcacagggaaaaagag cTCCCCATCTGTGGTCAGCAGTTCTGAAGGGCTTGGTCATAGGCTTTGGGACACTGAGCATCTCCCTGGCGATTGCTTTGATTTGGAAGATGA GTGACTGCCACCCACACTGCCCTCAACAGTGGGTGGCCTACAGAGGGAGCTGCTACTCCTTCTCCACTGCGAAGAAGGACTGGAATTCCAGCCAGGAATCCTGCAGGGCACAAGGAGCTCACCTCCTGGTGATCAGTGATACCTGGGAAATG GATCTGTTCAAGCATATTCAAGCAGCATGTTTCTGGGTTGGACTGAGGAACAGTACAGGCACTGGATGGATTTGGGAGGATGGCTCTATGTTCAGTGTCAA GGTCCTCTCTAACAGCCGTGTGCAAAACTGTGCTGTCCTGATGAAAGATCAGTTTCATGCTTCCAGCTGTGAAGTTCCTACTCCATGGATCTGTGAGAAATTGCTTAGATAA